Proteins from one Halovivax limisalsi genomic window:
- a CDS encoding PrsW family intramembrane metalloprotease has translation MSADETDPVQDGDTEMDLYGITTWERRSRLDTLSVWIYWLAVRLGQGLVVGLALATLFAVGGVGALTDPAIGALTVVSALPAFALAIYVWYSDVTTSEPASLLSITFLLAVVLAGFAAVLNGLLQPLFGGLGVVGVVLFFYLVVGPVEETIKLLAVRLYAYTDDRFGAVVDGAVYGAVAGLGFATIENALYIGRAVAEVGGVPLGLELIGVGGDITATRALAGPGHVVYSAFAGYYLGLAKFNPGKRGPIVVKGILVAALIHATYNATVTLGTSLIRSATGLSEFAAFVAFVLGYVGFFGLLLVRKLSRYRTAYRRADATASNPVDTDAE, from the coding sequence ATGAGCGCCGACGAGACGGATCCCGTTCAGGATGGTGACACGGAGATGGATCTCTACGGGATCACGACGTGGGAGCGACGGTCGCGGCTCGATACGCTGTCGGTCTGGATCTACTGGCTGGCCGTGCGGTTGGGCCAGGGGCTCGTCGTGGGCCTCGCGCTGGCCACGCTGTTCGCCGTCGGCGGCGTCGGCGCCCTCACGGACCCGGCCATCGGCGCGCTCACGGTCGTCTCCGCGCTGCCGGCGTTCGCGCTCGCGATCTACGTCTGGTACAGCGACGTCACGACCAGCGAACCGGCCTCGCTGCTTTCGATCACGTTCCTGCTCGCCGTCGTGCTGGCCGGCTTCGCGGCGGTCCTTAACGGCCTGCTCCAGCCGCTGTTCGGCGGGCTCGGCGTCGTCGGCGTCGTCCTGTTCTTCTACCTCGTCGTCGGACCGGTCGAGGAGACGATCAAACTGCTCGCGGTGCGACTGTACGCCTACACCGACGATCGGTTCGGCGCGGTCGTCGACGGGGCGGTCTACGGGGCGGTCGCCGGGCTCGGGTTCGCGACGATCGAGAACGCCCTCTACATCGGTCGCGCGGTCGCCGAGGTCGGCGGCGTCCCGCTCGGTCTGGAGCTGATCGGCGTCGGCGGCGACATCACGGCGACGCGGGCGCTGGCGGGTCCGGGTCACGTCGTCTACTCCGCGTTCGCGGGGTACTACCTCGGGCTGGCGAAGTTCAACCCCGGAAAGCGGGGCCCGATCGTCGTCAAGGGAATCCTCGTCGCGGCGCTGATCCACGCGACCTACAACGCGACTGTGACCCTGGGAACGTCGCTGATCCGGTCGGCGACCGGGCTCTCGGAGTTCGCCGCGTTCGTCGCCTTCGTCCTCGGGTACGTGGGCTTCTTCGGTCTCCTCCTCGTTCGGAAATTATCGCGGTATCGGACGGCGTACCGGCGCGCCGACGCGACCGCGTCGAACCCCGTCGACACCGATGCCGAGTGA
- a CDS encoding group I intron-associated PD-(D/E)XK endonuclease: MANSKDVGDETEAKVISAAISAGYSVSIPFGDNDKYDLVLDDGDELLRVQCKTAWENKSETIRFNTHSQTTKEGAYHEATYQDAIDAFLVRYPPDERFFWIDAADATTQKMELRFDGTIDHPSINWAVEYELDWE, from the coding sequence ATGGCGAATTCGAAGGACGTCGGTGACGAGACAGAGGCAAAGGTCATCTCCGCGGCGATTTCGGCGGGATACAGTGTCTCGATCCCGTTCGGTGATAACGACAAGTACGATCTGGTGTTAGACGATGGCGACGAACTGCTCCGAGTACAATGTAAGACCGCCTGGGAGAACAAATCGGAGACGATCCGTTTTAATACTCACTCCCAGACCACGAAGGAGGGGGCGTACCACGAGGCGACGTATCAGGACGCCATCGACGCGTTCCTCGTCAGATACCCGCCTGACGAACGGTTTTTCTGGATTGACGCCGCGGACGCGACGACACAGAAGATGGAACTCCGATTCGACGGAACGATCGATCATCCGTCGATCAACTGGGCCGTCGAGTACGAATTGGACTGGGAATAG
- a CDS encoding gluconate 2-dehydrogenase subunit 3 family protein, whose product MAGEEPRIDFTRDVPRRNVLRAGGALAVFGIAAPAEGTFTAEDFDVTPLAQLQEVEVEPEGLQYFTIQQARVVHDLTGRIFPSDENGPGAPEAGVVYFIDKQLNNAWGRGERWYMEGPFAGRDPTDPFQDEGEDTEGEQDTEVPWGETTPAQTQGWQYALTPNQVYDWAIDAIERHVRSNYDVASFTGLDDDQQDEVVAALEAGEIGTFEDGPVTAPDFFGLVRQNTIEGMFSDPMYGGNREMVGWRLKGFPGTPGALGSYRGLLEEGEYIELEEGDYRKLADDVDSLGIGDENEVPANDQGEGGHAHVHDAAEADFPKIVDEAAARGDADGPAATVDETDAADGSTEGPDDSAATDGPSGRPDDSTTADASPADVDGDGGDGS is encoded by the coding sequence ATGGCGGGCGAGGAGCCACGAATCGACTTCACGCGTGATGTACCGAGGCGAAACGTACTGCGGGCCGGGGGCGCACTGGCGGTTTTCGGAATCGCCGCGCCGGCGGAGGGGACGTTTACGGCCGAGGATTTCGACGTCACTCCGCTGGCGCAGTTACAGGAGGTCGAGGTCGAACCCGAGGGGCTGCAGTACTTCACCATCCAGCAGGCCCGGGTCGTCCACGACCTGACGGGGCGGATCTTCCCGTCGGACGAGAACGGCCCCGGCGCGCCCGAAGCCGGCGTCGTCTACTTCATCGACAAGCAGCTCAACAACGCCTGGGGCCGGGGCGAACGCTGGTACATGGAGGGACCGTTCGCCGGACGCGATCCGACCGACCCCTTCCAGGACGAGGGCGAGGACACCGAGGGCGAACAGGATACCGAGGTTCCGTGGGGCGAGACGACGCCGGCCCAGACCCAGGGCTGGCAGTACGCGCTCACGCCGAACCAGGTCTACGACTGGGCGATCGACGCCATCGAACGCCACGTCCGGTCGAACTACGACGTCGCCTCCTTCACGGGACTCGACGACGACCAGCAGGACGAGGTGGTGGCCGCGCTGGAGGCCGGCGAGATCGGAACGTTCGAGGACGGCCCCGTGACGGCGCCCGATTTCTTCGGCCTGGTTCGCCAGAACACCATCGAAGGCATGTTCTCGGATCCGATGTACGGGGGCAACCGCGAGATGGTCGGCTGGCGCCTGAAAGGGTTCCCGGGAACGCCGGGCGCGCTCGGGAGCTACCGGGGCCTGCTCGAAGAGGGCGAGTACATCGAACTCGAGGAGGGCGATTACCGAAAACTGGCCGACGACGTCGACTCGCTCGGCATCGGGGACGAAAACGAGGTGCCGGCGAACGACCAGGGTGAGGGCGGCCACGCCCACGTTCACGACGCCGCGGAGGCCGATTTCCCGAAGATCGTCGACGAGGCGGCCGCCCGCGGGGACGCCGACGGCCCGGCCGCGACCGTCGACGAAACGGACGCCGCCGACGGGTCGACCGAGGGCCCGGACGACTCGGCCGCCACCGACGGACCGTCCGGGCGCCCCGACGACTCGACCACCGCCGACGCGTCACCGGCCGACGTCGACGGCGACGGAGGTGATGGATCGTGA
- a CDS encoding DNA-directed RNA polymerase subunit B'' — MSVDRSDRRTISREYFSADRLAEHHFRSFNSFLNRGMQRVVDEKETIDTDIGDKEGEEPVFVELGDVRVVTPRVREADGSEELLYPQEARLRNITYSAPVFMEMAIVKGEEGDERVVDQTETKIGRMPIMVGSEKCNIAGFSDEELVEIGEDPADPGGYFIVNGSERVLMTSEDLAPNKILAEYDTKYGDEIQVAKTFSQRRGYRALVLCERTRNGLLEVSFPSVSGSINFVTLVRALGLESDEEIVHKVSNDPEIVKYMLENLEEAEVQTEEEAIEELGKRVASGQGKNYQLKRANYVIDRYLLPHLHEEGVEEEDVRINKAHYLCRMAEACFELALGRREADDKDHYANKRLKVSGDLMKDLFRTALNKLARDVKYQLERANMRNRQLSVNTVVRSDVLTERLEHPIATGNWVGGRSGVSQLVDRTDYMGVLSHLRRLRSPLSRSQPHFEARDLHATQWGRICPSETPEGPNCGLVKNFAQAMELSQNVADEQALKRELASMGVEGIPGLEHANRTPADD; from the coding sequence ATGAGTGTAGACCGAAGCGACCGACGGACGATCTCCCGGGAGTACTTCTCGGCGGATCGACTGGCAGAGCACCACTTCCGCTCGTTCAACTCCTTCCTCAACCGGGGGATGCAGCGGGTCGTCGACGAGAAGGAGACGATCGACACGGACATCGGCGACAAGGAGGGCGAGGAGCCCGTCTTCGTCGAGCTGGGCGACGTGCGCGTCGTGACCCCGCGCGTGCGGGAGGCCGACGGCAGCGAGGAGCTGCTCTATCCCCAGGAGGCGCGCCTGCGCAACATCACCTACTCCGCGCCCGTCTTCATGGAGATGGCGATCGTCAAGGGCGAGGAGGGCGACGAGCGCGTCGTCGACCAGACCGAGACGAAGATCGGCCGCATGCCGATCATGGTCGGCTCCGAGAAGTGCAACATCGCGGGCTTCTCCGACGAGGAGCTCGTCGAGATCGGCGAGGACCCCGCCGACCCCGGCGGCTACTTCATCGTGAACGGCTCCGAGCGCGTGCTGATGACCAGCGAGGACCTCGCGCCGAACAAGATCCTCGCCGAGTACGACACCAAGTACGGCGACGAGATCCAGGTCGCGAAGACCTTCTCCCAGCGCCGCGGCTACCGCGCGCTCGTGCTCTGCGAGCGTACCCGAAACGGTCTGCTCGAGGTATCCTTCCCCTCGGTATCCGGATCGATCAACTTCGTCACGCTCGTCCGGGCGCTCGGGCTCGAGTCCGACGAGGAGATCGTCCACAAGGTCTCGAACGACCCCGAGATCGTCAAGTACATGCTGGAGAACCTGGAGGAGGCCGAGGTCCAGACCGAGGAGGAGGCCATCGAGGAGCTGGGCAAGCGCGTCGCCTCCGGGCAGGGCAAGAACTACCAGCTCAAGCGCGCGAACTACGTCATCGACCGCTACCTCCTGCCGCACCTCCACGAGGAGGGCGTCGAGGAGGAGGACGTCCGCATCAACAAGGCTCACTACCTCTGTCGGATGGCCGAGGCGTGTTTCGAACTCGCGCTCGGCCGGCGAGAGGCCGACGACAAGGACCACTACGCGAACAAGCGCCTGAAGGTCTCGGGCGACCTGATGAAGGACCTGTTCCGGACGGCGCTGAACAAGCTGGCCCGGGACGTGAAGTACCAGCTCGAGCGCGCCAACATGCGAAACCGGCAGCTCTCGGTCAACACGGTCGTCCGCTCGGACGTCCTGACCGAGCGTCTGGAGCACCCGATCGCGACGGGCAACTGGGTCGGCGGCCGCTCCGGCGTGAGTCAGCTGGTCGACCGAACGGACTACATGGGCGTGCTGAGCCACCTGCGCCGGCTCCGTTCGCCGCTGTCGCGCTCGCAACCGCACTTCGAGGCGCGGGACTTACACGCGACCCAGTGGGGTCGCATCTGTCCCTCCGAGACGCCGGAGGGACCGAACTGCGGCCTGGTGAAGAACTTCGCGCAGGCGATGGAGCTCTCCCAGAACGTCGCTGACGAACAGGCACTCAAACGAGAACTGGCGTCGATGGGGGTCGAGGGCATCCCCGGGCTCGAGCACGCCAACCGAACACCGGCGGACGACTAA
- a CDS encoding diacylglycerol/lipid kinase family protein encodes MSRDVSGGGSTEPNDAAARRRLVLNPTSGDGAHANRVRELADEYGFSVVETERAGHASELAETAAADGVDLLAACGGDGTIHEVVRGLVAADALDDVTFCVIPAGTANLYASGLGIRSVREGFAAAERGETRRLDLGMAGDEPFVLSAIAGLPAEASVATGSELKARIGTFAFVIEGLRAAREFDGVQVAIAADTDDGTYAWRGEALSVLVGVLRDFTGENDPSNAETGRFEVTIVEQVPPTDAVAELVEQRLLDRETPHVTTLEATALEIDARTDEPVAFSLDGERRAYDHLDIRIRPAALRACVGTDGVG; translated from the coding sequence GTGTCCCGCGACGTCTCGGGCGGCGGGTCGACGGAGCCGAACGACGCGGCCGCCCGTCGGCGCCTCGTGTTGAACCCGACGAGTGGCGACGGCGCCCACGCGAATCGCGTCAGAGAACTGGCCGACGAGTACGGGTTTTCGGTCGTGGAGACCGAACGAGCCGGCCACGCGAGCGAGCTGGCCGAAACGGCAGCCGCCGACGGCGTCGACCTCCTCGCCGCCTGCGGTGGCGACGGCACGATCCACGAGGTGGTCAGGGGGCTCGTCGCCGCCGACGCGCTCGACGACGTGACGTTCTGCGTGATCCCGGCCGGCACCGCGAACCTCTACGCGTCCGGCCTGGGGATCCGGTCCGTTCGAGAGGGGTTCGCGGCCGCCGAACGGGGCGAGACGCGACGGCTCGACCTCGGGATGGCCGGCGACGAACCGTTCGTGCTGTCGGCGATCGCCGGCCTCCCCGCGGAGGCGAGCGTCGCGACGGGGAGCGAGTTGAAAGCTCGAATCGGGACGTTCGCGTTCGTCATCGAGGGGCTGCGGGCCGCGCGGGAGTTCGACGGGGTGCAGGTTGCGATCGCCGCCGACACCGACGACGGAACGTACGCGTGGCGGGGCGAGGCGCTGTCCGTCCTCGTCGGGGTCCTTCGGGACTTCACCGGCGAGAACGACCCCTCGAACGCCGAAACCGGTCGGTTCGAGGTGACGATCGTCGAGCAGGTCCCGCCCACCGACGCGGTCGCCGAACTCGTCGAGCAGCGGCTCCTGGATCGGGAGACGCCGCACGTGACCACGCTCGAGGCGACCGCCCTCGAAATCGACGCCCGCACCGACGAGCCGGTGGCGTTCAGCCTCGACGGCGAACGTCGCGCCTACGACCACCTCGACATCCGCATCCGGCCGGCCGCACTCCGCGCGTGCGTCGGGACCGACGGCGTCGGCTGA
- a CDS encoding GMC family oxidoreductase — protein MIVQQEPVDVLTIGAGWTGGIVAKEAAQNGFDVLSLERGGERETENFFTVHDELGYALRYKLMQDLSKETITFRNAPEDVALPMRRYGAFLPGSGEGGAGVHWNGVTWRFLPYDFQIRSQTIDRYGEEKIPDNMLLQDWGITYEELEPYYHTFEYTAGISGEAGNIGGVIQGRGNPYEGPRADEYPLPPMQQTPPLERFAEAASSLGYEPFMQPSANLSEQYTNPDGVQQGQCQYCGYCERFGCEWGAKASPITTVLPAARETGNYELRTHADVVELLYDADEGRVSGVRYVDRRTDQVYEQPADVVALTAYVLNNVRLLLLSDIGEPYDPETGEGVVGKNYCYQNFGAAATGFFDDEAWNLYMGAGALGTAIDDFNGDNFDHSDLDFIHGGNVAISQTGDRPIANNPVPSDVPSWGSEFKRQSIENYHSTLGIAAQGSVMPFADNYLDLDPNYTDQYGRPLLRMTFDWHDQDRNLVEYIGPYLQEIMEEMGADRIEATTALEGSFDITPYQSTHNTGGAIMGPDPETSVVNNYLQCWEAENLFIPGASAFPHNSGYNPTGTVGALAFRAAEGVLEYLDDPRQLVTP, from the coding sequence GTGATCGTCCAGCAGGAGCCGGTCGACGTGCTGACGATCGGCGCCGGCTGGACCGGCGGCATCGTCGCGAAGGAAGCGGCCCAGAACGGCTTCGACGTCCTCAGCCTCGAACGCGGTGGCGAGCGCGAGACGGAGAACTTCTTCACCGTCCACGACGAGCTCGGCTACGCGCTGCGGTACAAGCTCATGCAGGACCTCTCGAAGGAGACGATCACCTTCCGGAACGCGCCCGAGGACGTCGCGCTGCCGATGCGGCGCTACGGTGCCTTCCTGCCGGGATCGGGCGAGGGCGGGGCGGGCGTCCACTGGAACGGCGTCACCTGGCGCTTCCTCCCTTACGACTTCCAGATCCGCTCGCAAACGATCGACCGGTACGGCGAGGAGAAGATCCCCGACAACATGCTCCTCCAGGACTGGGGGATCACCTACGAGGAACTGGAGCCGTACTACCACACCTTCGAGTACACCGCGGGCATCTCCGGCGAGGCTGGCAACATCGGCGGTGTGATCCAAGGGCGCGGCAATCCCTACGAGGGACCGCGAGCGGACGAGTATCCGCTGCCGCCGATGCAGCAAACGCCGCCGCTCGAGCGCTTCGCCGAGGCGGCGTCGAGCCTGGGCTACGAACCGTTCATGCAGCCCTCGGCCAACCTCTCGGAGCAGTATACTAACCCCGACGGCGTCCAGCAGGGCCAGTGTCAGTACTGCGGCTACTGCGAGCGGTTCGGTTGCGAGTGGGGCGCCAAAGCCTCGCCCATCACGACCGTCCTCCCCGCCGCCCGCGAGACGGGTAATTACGAACTTCGCACGCACGCGGACGTCGTCGAACTGCTCTACGACGCGGACGAGGGGCGCGTCTCGGGCGTCAGGTACGTCGATCGCCGGACCGATCAGGTCTACGAACAGCCGGCCGACGTCGTCGCGCTCACCGCCTACGTCCTCAACAACGTCCGGCTGCTCCTGCTGTCGGACATCGGCGAACCGTACGACCCGGAGACGGGCGAGGGCGTCGTCGGGAAGAACTACTGCTACCAGAACTTCGGCGCCGCCGCGACGGGCTTCTTCGACGACGAGGCCTGGAACCTCTACATGGGCGCCGGCGCGCTCGGCACCGCGATCGACGACTTCAACGGCGACAACTTCGATCACTCGGACCTCGACTTCATCCACGGCGGGAACGTCGCGATCAGCCAGACGGGCGATCGCCCGATCGCGAACAACCCGGTGCCGTCGGACGTGCCGTCGTGGGGATCGGAGTTCAAGCGACAGAGCATCGAGAACTACCACAGCACGCTCGGCATCGCCGCCCAGGGATCGGTGATGCCGTTCGCGGACAACTACCTCGACCTGGATCCCAACTACACCGATCAGTACGGCCGGCCGCTGCTCCGGATGACGTTCGACTGGCACGATCAGGATCGCAACCTCGTCGAGTACATCGGTCCCTACCTCCAGGAGATCATGGAGGAGATGGGCGCCGACAGGATCGAGGCGACCACGGCGCTGGAGGGGAGCTTCGACATCACGCCCTACCAGTCGACGCACAACACCGGCGGCGCCATCATGGGGCCGGACCCCGAGACGTCGGTGGTCAACAACTACTTGCAGTGCTGGGAGGCCGAGAACCTCTTCATCCCGGGCGCGTCGGCGTTCCCGCACAACAGCGGCTACAACCCGACCGGCACCGTCGGCGCGCTCGCGTTCCGCGCCGCGGAGGGCGTTCTCGAGTACCTCGACGATCCGCGCCAGCTCGTGACCCCCTGA
- a CDS encoding formate/nitrite transporter family protein gives MSAAPDPSEIFHRANEEGSRRLDQSLLELVATSFIAGFTIVFGMAALGIVHMAVEPQFGEVARVAGALAFGVGLVLLIGGRAELFNENFFDPVAAAVEREGTWLVGPLLRLWTLTFVFNLVGGALFVFVLSVEGALPPGSGEALRTTAGHLAHRRNVSMFADAIAGGTLVALLSHLLVAVDSAGSRLGVAYVVGFLLALGPFDHVIVTVLHVLFGMRFGAEVSLATLATVTVVSTAGNLVGGLGLVTFSHVAQATGARDSEE, from the coding sequence GTGTCCGCAGCACCGGACCCCTCCGAGATCTTTCACCGCGCGAACGAAGAAGGGAGCCGGCGGCTCGACCAGTCGCTGCTGGAACTGGTGGCGACGAGCTTCATCGCCGGCTTCACGATCGTCTTCGGGATGGCCGCGCTCGGGATCGTCCACATGGCGGTCGAACCACAGTTCGGCGAGGTGGCCAGGGTCGCCGGCGCGCTCGCGTTCGGCGTCGGCCTCGTGCTGCTGATCGGCGGCCGCGCGGAACTGTTCAACGAGAACTTCTTCGACCCGGTCGCGGCGGCGGTCGAGCGCGAGGGGACGTGGCTGGTCGGGCCGCTCCTTCGATTGTGGACGCTCACGTTCGTCTTCAACCTCGTCGGCGGCGCCCTCTTCGTCTTCGTGCTCTCCGTCGAGGGTGCGCTCCCGCCCGGATCGGGGGAGGCGCTGCGAACGACCGCCGGCCACCTCGCCCACCGCAGGAACGTCAGCATGTTCGCCGACGCCATCGCCGGCGGCACCCTCGTGGCGTTGCTCTCGCACCTGCTCGTGGCCGTCGACAGCGCCGGAAGCCGCCTCGGGGTGGCCTACGTCGTCGGCTTCCTGCTGGCTCTGGGCCCCTTCGATCACGTCATCGTCACCGTCCTCCACGTGCTCTTCGGCATGCGGTTCGGGGCGGAGGTCAGCCTCGCCACGCTGGCCACGGTCACGGTCGTCTCGACGGCCGGCAACCTCGTCGGCGGACTCGGACTCGTCACGTTCAGTCACGTGGCCCAGGCCACCGGCGCTCGGGATTCCGAGGAGTGA
- a CDS encoding DNA-directed RNA polymerase subunit H — MVDVSQHELVPEHSVLDESAVEDVLDEYDIDRTDLPKIKRSDPALPDAADVGDVIEIVRDSRTTDQAVVYRLVVD; from the coding sequence ATGGTAGACGTAAGCCAACACGAACTCGTCCCGGAGCACTCGGTCCTCGACGAATCGGCCGTCGAGGACGTGCTGGACGAATACGACATCGACCGCACCGACTTACCGAAGATCAAACGATCCGATCCCGCGCTGCCCGACGCGGCCGACGTCGGCGACGTGATCGAGATCGTCCGCGACTCGCGCACGACCGACCAGGCCGTCGTGTACCGACTGGTGGTAGACTAA
- a CDS encoding AI-2E family transporter: MPQDSGWPDPRLVWIALGVVLAALVGLALYRYVGSVLFAIFLYYATRPVYERIERHLGHPNVTATVTILLVVLPMFAIVCYAGFVALRELDQFLAATDLEPLRSALDPYLAPVRRGDFGELRDALTEDTDGSIGAVLRQGLPTALERLSSAAGFVLGLLAKFFLMITVLFYLLRDDEKLRHWFERSVGRDASIFAFLDAVDDDLEVIFVGNLAVVGVAAVFAAVSYYGLNLIATGSVVDTPVLLALLIGIGTLIPAVGMKIVYVPYGLVMLGFAVATPRPLWHPIAFFAVSATVVDTIPDFFARSFLSARSGIHMGLVLLGYFFGTLAFGWYGLFFGPIVVVLLVHFAHDVFPDLASTILRD; this comes from the coding sequence ATGCCCCAGGACTCCGGGTGGCCCGATCCTCGACTCGTCTGGATCGCACTCGGCGTCGTCCTCGCGGCGCTGGTCGGTCTCGCCCTCTACCGGTACGTCGGGTCCGTCCTCTTCGCGATCTTTCTCTACTACGCGACGCGACCGGTCTACGAGCGGATCGAGCGCCACCTCGGCCACCCGAACGTCACCGCGACGGTGACGATCCTGCTCGTCGTCCTCCCCATGTTCGCGATCGTCTGCTACGCCGGGTTCGTGGCGCTTCGGGAACTCGACCAGTTCCTCGCCGCGACCGATCTCGAGCCGTTGCGATCGGCGCTCGATCCGTACCTCGCGCCGGTTCGCCGGGGCGACTTCGGCGAACTCCGGGATGCGCTCACGGAGGACACCGACGGCTCGATCGGTGCCGTCTTGCGGCAAGGACTTCCGACGGCGCTCGAACGCCTCTCGTCGGCCGCCGGCTTCGTCCTCGGACTCCTCGCGAAGTTCTTCCTCATGATCACGGTTCTGTTCTACTTGCTCCGGGACGACGAGAAACTTCGTCACTGGTTCGAACGCAGCGTCGGCCGCGACGCGTCGATCTTCGCCTTCCTCGACGCGGTCGACGACGATCTGGAGGTGATATTCGTCGGCAACCTCGCCGTCGTCGGCGTCGCGGCGGTGTTCGCCGCCGTTTCCTACTACGGGTTGAACCTGATCGCGACGGGCAGCGTCGTCGACACGCCCGTCCTGCTGGCGCTGCTCATCGGCATCGGCACGCTGATTCCCGCCGTCGGCATGAAGATCGTCTACGTTCCCTACGGCCTGGTGATGCTCGGATTCGCGGTCGCGACGCCCCGGCCGCTGTGGCACCCGATCGCGTTCTTCGCCGTCTCGGCGACCGTCGTCGACACCATCCCCGACTTCTTCGCCCGATCGTTCCTCTCGGCCCGCAGCGGTATTCACATGGGGCTGGTCCTGCTCGGCTACTTCTTCGGGACGCTCGCGTTCGGCTGGTACGGGCTGTTCTTCGGCCCGATCGTCGTGGTCCTGCTTGTTCACTTCGCCCACGACGTCTTCCCCGACCTCGCCAGCACCATCCTCCGCGACTGA